One window from the genome of Lacerta agilis isolate rLacAgi1 chromosome 18, rLacAgi1.pri, whole genome shotgun sequence encodes:
- the LOC117039492 gene encoding mast cell protease 1A-like codes for MLRFSRPLLFLLLSLSWGQTAHLRSHIIGGQEAVPHSRPYMAALKTDMGFGCGGFLVDPQWVMTAAHCMTDMTVVLGAHDRSAIEDTQQVIGVESYHEHPEYDSATVSNDILLLKLAHKATLNKYVQMIPLPKSSSDLPEGTPCSLAGWGLIDDNQDTERLFETNVTIYSRRKCMKVYPNLNDGMICAGSHNELRDTSQGDSGGPMVCNGVVQGIVSFGNSYPPGVYSRIGHFLPWIKKIMDS; via the exons ATGTTGAGATTCAGTCGGCCTCTCCTATTTCTGCTCCTGTCCTTGTCGTGGGGCCAAACAG CACATTTGCGGAGCCACATCATCGGAGGCCAGGAAGCAGTACCCCACTCCAGACCCTACATGGCAGCACTCAAAACGGACATGGGCTTTGGCTGCGGCGGGTTCCTGGTGGACCCCCAGTGGGTTATGACGGCTGCGCACTGCATGAC AGATATGACCGTGGTTTTGGGGGcacacgaccgctccgccatcgAGGACACTCAACAGGTGATTGGCGTTGAGTCGTACCACGAGCACCCGGAATATGATAGTGCAACGGTCTCAAACGATATCCTTCTGCTCAAG CTGGCCCACAAGGCTACTCTGAACAAATACGTCCAGATGATTCCCCTGCCGAAATCTAGCAGCGACCTCCCCGAGGGGACACCCTGCAGCCTGGCAGGGTGGGGCCTGATTGACGACAACCAGGACACGGAGAGGCTCTTTGAGACCAACGTCACCATCTACAGCCGCAGGAAGTGCATGAAGGTCTACCCAAACCTCAACGATGGGATGATCTGCGCAGGCAGCCACAACGAGCTTCGGGATACGAGCCAG GGTGATTCTGGAGGCCCCATGGTGTGCAACGGTGTGGTGCAAGGAATCGTCTCGTTTGGCAACTCGTACCCTCCCGGCGTTTACTCTCGCATCGGCCATTTCCTTCCCTGGATCAAGAAAATCATGGATTCCTGA
- the LOC117039499 gene encoding mast cell protease 1A-like — MLRFSRPLLFLLLSLSWGQTAHLRSHIIGGQEAVPHSRPYMAALKTDMGFGCGGFLVDPQWVMTAAHCMRDMTVVLGAHDRSAIEDTQQVIGVESYHKHPEYDFETFSNDILLLKLAHKATLNKYVQMIPLPTSSSDLPEGTPCSLAGWGLIDDNQDTERLFETNVTIYSRRKCMKVYPNLNDGMICAGSHNELRDTSQGDSGGPMVCNGLVQGIVSFGNSYPPGVYSRIGHFLPWIKKTMDS, encoded by the exons ATGTTGAGATTCAGTCGGCCTCTCCTATTTCTGCTCCTGTCCTTGTCGTGGGGCCAAACAG cacATTTGCGGAGCCACATCATCGGAGGCCAGGAAGCAGTACCCCACTCCAGACCCTACATGGCAGCACTCAAAACGGACATGGGCTTTGGCTGCGGCGGGTTCCTGGTGGACCCCCAGTGGGTTATGACAGCTGCGCACTGCATGAG AGATATGACCGTGGTTTTGGGGGcacacgaccgctccgccatcgAGGACACTCAACAGGTGATCGGCGTCGAGTCGTACCACAAGCACCCGGAATATGATTTTGAAACGTTCTCAAACGATATCCTTCTGCTCAAG CTGGCCCACAAGGCTACTCTGAACAAATACGTCCAGATGATTCCCCTGCCAACATCTAGCAGCGACCTCCCCGAGGGGACACCCTGCAGCCTGGCAGGGTGGGGCCTGATTGACGACAACCAGGACACGGAGAGGCTCTTTGAGACCAACGTCACCATCTACAGCCGCAGGAAGTGCATGAAGGTCTACCCAAACCTCAACGATGGGATGATCTGCGCAGGCAGCCACAACGAGCTTCGGGATACGAGCCAG ggtGATTCCGGAGGCCCCATGGTTTGCAACGGTTTGGTGCAAGGAATCGTCTCGTTTGGCAACTCGTACCCTCCTGGCGTTTACTCTCGCATCGGCCATTTCCTTCCCTGGATCAAGAAAACCATGGATTCCTGA
- the LOC117039631 gene encoding guanine nucleotide-binding protein subunit alpha-15-like: MVWCICFLSEEEKNAVAIDKEINRLLQEQKKRDRWELKLLLLGTGESGKSTFIKQMRIIHGLGYTEEDRKEFAKVVYQNIFMSIQAMVRAMEILQISYAQPENAQNAQLLMAVDTYKMKEMDARHARMIKSLWRDAGIRTCYQRRSEYHLLDSTFYFLSNLDRIAAAGYVPSPQDILRTRVPTTGINEYCFSMQKVRLRIVDVGGQRSERRKWIHCFEKVIALIYLASLSEYDQSLEENTSENRMRESLDLFRTILELPWFWNTSIILFLNKVDILEEKILSSDLAAYFPSFPGPKQDAHAAKQFILEMYMDTFRKFLVPGDDVGGGPSIDVYRPRILYFHFTCATDTQNIGTVFEDIKDAVLAAYLDEFNLL, translated from the exons ATGGTCTGGTGCATCTGCTTTCTCTCCGAGGAGGAGAAAAACGCCGTCGCCATAGATAAAGAAATCAACCGGCTTCTCCAGGAGCAGAAGAAGAGAGATCGGTGGGAGCTGAAGCTGCTTTTACTCG gtaCTGGAGAGAGTGGGAAAAGTACCTTCATCAAACAGATGAGAATAATCCATGGCTTGGGCTATACGGAGGAAGACCGCAAAGAATTTGCTAAGGTGGTTTATCAGAACATCTTCATGTCCATTCAGGCTATGGTCAGGGCTATGGAGATTCTCCAGATCTCCTACGCCCAGCCGGAAAATGCG CAAAATGCTCAGCTGCTGATGGCTGTGGATACTTACAAAATGAAGGAGATGGATGCTCGCCATGCAAGGATGATCAAAAGCCTGTGGAGAGATGCCGGGATTCGAACCTGCTACCAGAGGCGAAGCGAGTACCATTTGCTGGATTCCACTTTCTA CTTCCTGTCCAACCTGGACCGCATTGCCGCGGCAGGGTACGTGCCGAGCCCTCAGGACATCCTGCGGACGCGGGTGCCGACGACGGGCATCAACGAGTACTGCTTTTCGATGCAGAAGGTGAGGCTCAG GATCGTTGATGTAGGCGGGCAGAGGTCGGAGCGTCGTAAGTGGATCCACTGCTTTGAGAAAGTGATTGCCCTCATCTACTTGGCTTCTCTCAGTGAATATGACCAATCTCTGGAGGAGAACACAAGCGAA AACCGGATGAGGGAGAGCCTCGACCTCTTCAGGACCATCCTGGAGCTTCCGTGGTTCTGGAATACTTCCATCATCCTCTTCCTCAACAAGGTGGACATCCTGGAGGAGAAGATCTTGAGTTCCGACCTGGCTGCTTATTTCCCAAGTTTCCCAG GCCCCAAGCAAGACGCTCACGCAGCCAAGCAGTTCATTCTTGAAATGTACATGGACACCTTCAGGAAGTTCTTGGTCCCTGGCGATGACGTCGGAGGGGGTCCTTCCATCGACGTCTACCGTCCCCGGATCCTATACTTCCACTTCACCTGTGCCACGGACACGCAGAACATCGGCACGGTTTTCGAGGACATTAAGGACGCGGTCCTGGCCGCCTACCTCGACGAGTTCAACCTGCTCTAG